In the genome of Triticum urartu cultivar G1812 chromosome 5, Tu2.1, whole genome shotgun sequence, one region contains:
- the LOC125507917 gene encoding tRNA(His) guanylyltransferase 2-like isoform X1 gives MANSKYEYVKREFEFHRHLPASNWIVVLIDGCHFHRFSELHAFEKPNDERALRLMNACATSMLEKFPDIVFAYGVSDEYSFVFREKTEFHKRRESKIISLCVSYFTSVYGMKWKDFFPNDFKETPYFDGRVVCYPNIKTIRDYLAWRQVDCHINNQYNTCFWALVKSGKTEKEAHQALKGTFSKDKNKLLLQQFQVNYNDEPAVFRKGSSVYRDKVKTDDCGNPIKRTREAITVSSFDLIGPEFWENHQYILGEASDYLCLGGKEKYGYEYVKKFDDIHRLPYSNWTIVRISACQFDQFSLIHSFDKPNDETALRLMNACASLMMEQFPDIIFGYGFDNEYSFVFQEKTELYQRDERLIISSCISCFTSFYMMRWKEYFPGKELVQSPHFQVEVFCYPEPRIVCDYLSWRQSECHNRNQYTTCFWMLVKSGEGENKAKEILKDTLPKDKNELLFQRFQMNYNNEPAMFRKGSCAYRQKVEASEDERWDVAVAHVDMGPQFWAKHSYVFDRR, from the exons ATGGCCAATAGCAAGTATGAGTATGTGAAGAGGGAGTTCGAGTTCCACCGCCACCTCCCGGCCTCCAACTGGATCGTCGTCCTCATCGATGGCTGCCATTTCCACCG ATTCTCGGAGTTGCATGCCTTTGAGAAACCAAATGATGAGAGAGCCTTACGATTGATGAACGCATGTGCCACTTCTATGCTTGAGAAATTCCCTGACATAGTGTTTGCTTATGGTGTTAGCGATGAGTACAG TTTTGTTTTCAGAGAGAAAACCGAATTCCATAAAAGGCGGGAAAG CAAAATTATCTCTTTATGTGTTTCTTACTTCACATCTGTGTACGGGATGAAGTGGAAAGATTTCTTTCCTAATGATTTTAAGGAGACTCCATATTTTGATGGGCGAGTTGTATGCTATCCAAATATAAAGACTATTCGTGATTATTTGGCATGGAGACAAGTGGACT GTCATATAAATAATCAGTACAATACATGCTTCTGGGCGTTGGTGAAGTCTGGAAAAACTGAAAAAGAGGCACATCAAGCATTGAAG GGAACATTTTCTAAGGACAAGAACAAGTTGCTTTTGCAACAGTTTCAAGTCAACTATAATGATGAACCGGCTGTGTTTCGGAAAGGATCCAGTGTTTATCGAGATAAG GTCAAAACAGACGACTGTGGGAATCCCATAAAAAGAACCCGTGAGGCAATCACAGTGTCAAGTTTTGATCTCATAGGTCCTGAGTTTTGGGAAAACCATCAATACATTCTTGGAGAAG CATCAGACTACCTGTGTCTTGGGGGGAAAGAAAAATATGGATATGAGTATGTGAAGAAGTTCGACGACATCCATAGGCTTCCGTATTCTAATTGGACCATTGTTCGTATTAGCGCCTGCCAGTTTGATCA ATTCTCACTAATCCATTCATTTGACAAACCAAATGATGAGACTGCTTTAAGATTGATGAACGCTTGTGCTTCACTGATGATGGAGCAATTTcctgatattatctttggctatGGTTTTGACAATGAGTACAG CTTTGTGTTCCAGGAGAAGACTGAATTGTACCAGAGAGATGAGAG ATTAATCATTTCTTCATGTATATCATGTTTCACTTCCTTCTACATGATGAGGTGGAAAGAATACTTCCCCGGTAAAGAACTAGTGCAGTCACCACACTTCCAAGTAGAAGTTTTCTGTTACCCAGAACCAAGGATCGTTTGTGATTATTTGTCCTGGAGGCAATCAGAAT GTCACAACAGAAATCAATACACTACATGCTTTTGGATGTTGGTGAAATCTGGAGAAGGCGAAAACAAAGCTAAGGAGATACTGAAG GACACATTACCAAAGGACAAGAATGAGTTACTTTTTCAGCGATTTCAAATGAACTACAACAATGAACCGGCTATGTTTCGAAAGGGTTCGTGCGCTTACCGTCAAAAG GTGGAAGCCAGTGAAGATGAGCGGTGGGATGTGGCGGTGGCCCACGTAGACATGGGGCCACAATTTTGGGCAAAGCATTCTTATGTTTTCGACAGAAGATGA
- the LOC125507917 gene encoding tRNA(His) guanylyltransferase 1-like isoform X2, producing the protein MANSKYEYVKREFEFHRHLPASNWIVVLIDGCHFHRFSELHAFEKPNDERALRLMNACATSMLEKFPDIVFAYGVSDEYSFVFREKTEFHKRRESKIISLCVSYFTSVYGMKWKDFFPNDFKETPYFDGRVVCYPNIKTIRDYLAWRQVDCHINNQYNTCFWALVKSGKTEKEAHQALKGTFSKDKNKLLLQQFQVNYNDEPAVFRKGSSVYRDKVKTDDCGNPIKRTREAITVSSFDLIGPEFWENHQYILGEGWLNHSSFSFVFQEKTELYQRDERLIISSCISCFTSFYMMRWKEYFPGKELVQSPHFQVEVFCYPEPRIVCDYLSWRQSECHNRNQYTTCFWMLVKSGEGENKAKEILKDTLPKDKNELLFQRFQMNYNNEPAMFRKGSCAYRQKVEASEDERWDVAVAHVDMGPQFWAKHSYVFDRR; encoded by the exons ATGGCCAATAGCAAGTATGAGTATGTGAAGAGGGAGTTCGAGTTCCACCGCCACCTCCCGGCCTCCAACTGGATCGTCGTCCTCATCGATGGCTGCCATTTCCACCG ATTCTCGGAGTTGCATGCCTTTGAGAAACCAAATGATGAGAGAGCCTTACGATTGATGAACGCATGTGCCACTTCTATGCTTGAGAAATTCCCTGACATAGTGTTTGCTTATGGTGTTAGCGATGAGTACAG TTTTGTTTTCAGAGAGAAAACCGAATTCCATAAAAGGCGGGAAAG CAAAATTATCTCTTTATGTGTTTCTTACTTCACATCTGTGTACGGGATGAAGTGGAAAGATTTCTTTCCTAATGATTTTAAGGAGACTCCATATTTTGATGGGCGAGTTGTATGCTATCCAAATATAAAGACTATTCGTGATTATTTGGCATGGAGACAAGTGGACT GTCATATAAATAATCAGTACAATACATGCTTCTGGGCGTTGGTGAAGTCTGGAAAAACTGAAAAAGAGGCACATCAAGCATTGAAG GGAACATTTTCTAAGGACAAGAACAAGTTGCTTTTGCAACAGTTTCAAGTCAACTATAATGATGAACCGGCTGTGTTTCGGAAAGGATCCAGTGTTTATCGAGATAAG GTCAAAACAGACGACTGTGGGAATCCCATAAAAAGAACCCGTGAGGCAATCACAGTGTCAAGTTTTGATCTCATAGGTCCTGAGTTTTGGGAAAACCATCAATACATTCTTGGAGAAGGTTGGTTGAATCATTCTAGTTTTAG CTTTGTGTTCCAGGAGAAGACTGAATTGTACCAGAGAGATGAGAG ATTAATCATTTCTTCATGTATATCATGTTTCACTTCCTTCTACATGATGAGGTGGAAAGAATACTTCCCCGGTAAAGAACTAGTGCAGTCACCACACTTCCAAGTAGAAGTTTTCTGTTACCCAGAACCAAGGATCGTTTGTGATTATTTGTCCTGGAGGCAATCAGAAT GTCACAACAGAAATCAATACACTACATGCTTTTGGATGTTGGTGAAATCTGGAGAAGGCGAAAACAAAGCTAAGGAGATACTGAAG GACACATTACCAAAGGACAAGAATGAGTTACTTTTTCAGCGATTTCAAATGAACTACAACAATGAACCGGCTATGTTTCGAAAGGGTTCGTGCGCTTACCGTCAAAAG GTGGAAGCCAGTGAAGATGAGCGGTGGGATGTGGCGGTGGCCCACGTAGACATGGGGCCACAATTTTGGGCAAAGCATTCTTATGTTTTCGACAGAAGATGA
- the LOC125555649 gene encoding chaperone protein DnaJ-like, translating to MAGCGEKSEAGVGLYAVLGVASDCSDAELRSAYRKLAMKWHPDKCGSGSSGGSEAAKARFQKIQAAYAVLSDPNKRILYDVGAYDSDGDDEGAGEILGDILKAMNHTPPHEDGQSESLEDLHKQFEELFLKPDAYAYARSSKSSSSSSSKISAGKK from the exons ATGGCCGGCTGCGGAGAGAAGAGCGAGGCCGGCGTTGGCCTGTACGCCGTGCTCGGCGTTGCGAGCGACTGCTCCGACGCGGAGCTGCGCAGCGCCTACAGGAAGCTGGCCATG AAATGGCATCCGGACAAGTGCGGCAGCGGCAGCTCCGGCGGCTCGGAGGCCGCCAAGGCCAGGTTCCAGAAGATCCAGGCAGCATACGCTG TTCTGTCGGACCCCAACAAGCGTATCCTCTACGACGTTGGAGCCTACGACAGCGATGGCGATGACGAG GGTGCAGGAGAAATACTGGGAGACATCCTGAAGGCCATGAACCACACACCTCCACAC GAAGACGGCCAGAGCGAGAGCCTGGAGGACCTGCACAAGCAGTTCGAGGAGCTGTTCCTCAAACCGGACGCCTACGCCTACGCGCGCTCCTCCAAGtcctcatcgtcgtcgtcgtccaaGATAAGTGCCGGCAAGAAGTAG